A single Eremothecium sinecaudum strain ATCC 58844 chromosome VIII, complete sequence DNA region contains:
- the BMT2 gene encoding 25S rRNA (adenine2142-N1)-methyltransferase (Syntenic homolog of Ashbya gossypii AER026C; Syntenic homolog of Saccharomyces cerevisiae YBR141C) — protein MLSRNRTSITGKSPFQRKPSIKPSKARKVIRRFHVLIQKRRIACSKLGWELIDNDEKSNQQLISEKLRQLGLQERYNIGIQISHPNQDMEQKLLAIHKYTDPTDLVAVLGYISSEINSLGGLKNYQHASTVGQDPNRGGDSSKRLIKWLKEIDIYKNRKPRALEIGSLSASNYISKSGIFNPVVRIDLNSTDSENILQQDFMERPLPKSDEEAFDLISCSLVLNFVPTHQQRGNMIKRFRQFLRNDVQATLLFIVLPRPCINNSRYTTSAYFCEMMQALGYLKVRYHETNKLVYILFQTSSSGQSAIPNNNDLTKFSKKHKLQDGPGMNNFAITL, from the coding sequence ATGCTTTCAAGGAATAGGACAAGTATCACTGGAAAGTCACCATTCCAGCGGAAGCCTTCTATCAAACCATCTAAAGCACGTAAAGTGATTAGACGATTTCACGTTCTGATACAGAAGAGGCGGATTGCATGCTCTAAACTAGGCTGGGAACTTATTGATAACGATGAAAAGTCAAATCAACAGCTGATAAGTGAGAAATTAAGACAACTTGGGCTGCAAGAGCGGTACAACATAGGCATACAAATTTCCCATCCTAACCAGGATATGGAGCAGAAGTTGCTTGCTATACATAAGTACACTGATCCCACAGATTTGGTTGCTGTTTTGGGCTATATTTCGTCGGAAATAAATAGTCTAGGCGGGCTAAAAAACTACCAACACGCAAGCACTGTGGGTCAAGACCCTAACCGCGGCGGAGACTCATCTAAACGCCTTATCAAATGGTTAAAGGAAATTGACATTTACAAAAATAGAAAACCGCGTGCTCTAGAAATAGGCTCTCTAAGCGCTTCCAACTATATTTCTAAGTCTGGGATCTTCAATCCTGTCGTCCGTATCGATTTGAATTCCACCGACTCCGAAAACATCCTTCAACAAGATTTTATGGAGCGCCCGCTTCCAAAATCGGATGAAGAAGCTTTTGACCTAATATCTTGCTCTCTGGTGCTGAATTTTGTTCCTACACATCAGCAAAGAGGCAATATGATCAAAAGGTTTCGCCAATTTCTTAGAAATGATGTACAAGCAACCCTACTATTCATAGTATTGCCACGCCCCTGCATTAATAATTCTAGATACACCACAAGTGCCTACTTTTGCGAGATGATGCAAGCTTTAGGCTATCTCAAGGTCAGGTACCATGAAACCAACAAACTAGTGTACATTCTATTCCAAACATCTTCTTCCGGGCAGTCCGCAATCCCCAATAACAACGATCTGACCAAATTTAGCAAGAAGCATAAGTTGCAAGACGGTCCAGGCATGAATAACTTCGCCATTACACTGTAG
- the MAK5 gene encoding ATP-dependent RNA helicase (Syntenic homolog of Ashbya gossypii AER027W; Syntenic homolog of Saccharomyces cerevisiae YBR142W (MAK5)), with product MVGRNQKNRRPGPKLKRNAKGRVSKHQFKNKASSVKESNGRIVDPSELKWKKVDIPDTLDDFGGFYGLEEIDGVDVEVVDGKVKFVTKDDSKVKATSVDQENISEIEFDEDAEMDDVIEFKNFDDIKEGELSAASESESEEMEGEDEDEDEDEGEDVYEDASEKEGEMQGEDPLKANVFTSSVDLLDLESPMLPEWTDKMELSITTLQGLANLGFATPTEIQAKAIPNALEGNDIMGKASTGSGKTLAYGIPIIEKLIKNMSGTDPVGIIFAPTRELAHQVKTHLEKLASLLVKKNPYIIISLTGGLSIQKQQRLLSYKGSARIVVATPGRFLELLEKNEELIKRFAQTETLVLDEADRLLQDGHFDDFEKIYKHLWKARKSNKKHSDGWQTMIFSATFSTDLFNKLASNSWKNSTASTENEIETVLKHLMTKLQFRSKPIIIDTNPEQKVRSQIKESLIECMPAERDLYVYYFVTLYSRTTLVFCNAIESVKKLTLYLNNLGISAFQIHSSMLQKNRLKSLEKFQEQVLKNEPQGKPTVLIASDVAARGLDIPGINHVIHYHLPRSADVYIHRSGRTARADNEGVSVIISSPEESMGPLKKLRRVLATKSNSKKAMKWQKDLTQLPIDHDILVQLRERSKIASTLADDELATRSLNKDDNWLKNAAEELGIDVDSEDEMKDIFLAKNKTKKMNKQVGKTEAKALRHQLQALLNKPLRKDGRKSYLTGGLMNLADAIVKNKGHNKIIGFDKVDALELLKQKDVRK from the coding sequence ATGGTAGGTAGGAATCAAAAGAACAGGCGTCCAGGCCCTAAACTTAAAAGAAATGCTAAAGGTCGCGTATCAAAGCATCAGTTCAAGAATAAAGCTTCCTCTGTTAAGGAATCAAATGGTAGGATTGTGGATCCTTCGGAGCTGAAATGGAAGAAAGTTGATATTCCAGACACACTAGACGATTTTGGTGGCTTTTATGGTCTTGAAGAGATTGATGGTGTCGATGTTGAAGTTGTCGACGGTAAGGTAAAGTTTGTTACCAAGGATGATAGTAAAGTAAAAGCCACTTCAGTAGATCAAGAAAACATTAGTGAAATTGAGTTTGACGAAGATGCAGAAATGGATGATGTTATTGAATTTAAGAACTTCGATGATATTAAGGAGGGAGAATTAAGTGCTGCATCGGAATCGGAATCGGAGGAAATGGAAggtgaagatgaagatgaagatgaagatgaaggTGAAGATGTATATGAGGATGCTTCTGAGAAAGAGGGCGAAATGCAAGGAGAAGATCCATTAAAGGCGAATGTTTTTACGTCTTCCGTAGACCTACTTGATCTCGAATCGCCGATGTTGCCAGAATGGACAGACAAAATGGAATTATCTATTACTACTCTGCAGGGACTAGCTAATCTAGGTTTCGCCACGCCTACAGAAATCCAAGCAAAGGCTATTCCAAATGCTTTAGAAGGGAATGATATTATGGGGAAGGCGTCTACCGGTTCAGGTAAGACATTGGCATATGGTATTCCTATTATTGAGAAATTAATTAAGAATATGAGCGGCACCGATCCGGTCGGAATAATCTTCGCCCCAACTAGAGAATTAGCTCACCAGGTGAAGACGCATTTGGAGAAATTGGCATCTTTGTTGGTAAAGAAAAATCCCTACATCATCATTTCATTAACCGGTGGTCTATCAATTCAAAAACAGCAACGTCTGCTGAGTTACAAAGGTAGTGCAAGAATTGTTGTTGCTACACCAGGAAGATTTTTAGAACTACTTGAAAAGAACGAAGAATTAATTAAAAGATTTGCTCAAACTGAAACATTGGTACTTGACGAAGCTGACAGGTTGCTTCAGGATGGGCACTTTGATGACTTTGAGAAGATTTACAAGCATCTTTGGAAGGCTCGGAAGTCAAACAAAAAACATTCTGATGGTTGGCAAACAATGATCTTCTCAGCTACCTTTTCAACAGACCTTTTTAATAAGCTTGCCAGTAATTCATGGAAGAACTCAACAGCATCAACTGAGAATGAAATTGAAACTGTGCTAAAACATCTAATGACTAAGCTACAATTTCGTTCTAAGCCAATTATTATAGATACAAATCCAGAACAGAAGGTGAGATCTCAGATTAAGGAATCTTTAATTGAATGTATGCCAGCGGAAAGAGACCTTTATGTCTACTACTTTGTCACGCTTTATTCACGTACTACGCTTGTTTTCTGTAACGCTATTGAATCAGTCAAGAAGCTAACCCTTTATTTGAACAACTTGGGTATCTCAGCATTCCAAATTCATTCATCAATGCTACAGAAGAATCGTTTAAAGAGTTTAGAAAAGTTTCAGGAACAGGTGCTAAAAAATGAGCCCCAAGGTAAGCCAACTGTTCTCATTGCCAGTGATGTTGCAGCTAGAGGTTTGGATATTCCGGGAATTAATCATGTTATTCATTATCATTTGCCCCGTTCTGCAGATGTCTATATTCACAGATCAGGAAGAACAGCTCGTGCAGACAATGAAGGTGTATCTGTCATCATTTCCTCACCGGAAGAATCAATGGGAcctttgaagaagttgagAAGAGTGTTAGCTACGAAATCAAATTCTAAAAAAGCTATGAAGTGGCAGAAGGATTTGACGCAACTTCCTATAGATCATGATATATTAGTCCAACTACGTGAACGCAGCAAGATTGCAAGTACATTAGCTGATGATGAGCTCGCTACAAGATCTTTGAATAAAGATGATAACTGGCTAAAAAATGCGGCTGAAGAGCTTGGTATAGATGTTGACTCTGAAGATGAGATGAAGGACATATTCCTTGCCAAgaataaaacaaaaaagATGAATAAGCAAGTTGGGAAAACTGAGGCTAAGGCATTGAGGCACCAACTACAGGCATTGTTGAATAAACCACTTCGAAAGGATGGCAGAAAAAGTTATTTGACAGGTGGCCTTATGAACTTAGCTGACGCTATCGTTAAGAACAAAGGTCACAATAAAATTATCGGCTTCGATAAAGTTGACGCTTTAGAACTCTTGAAGCAAAAGGATGTTCGCAAGTAG